A single window of Pieris napi chromosome 8, ilPieNapi1.2, whole genome shotgun sequence DNA harbors:
- the LOC125052051 gene encoding putative leucine-rich repeat-containing protein DDB_G0290503, whose protein sequence is MFCEDACLGSSCGLEKMRSINDKLNTEVVERINGSQELVMLTNFARESNEYHYKKCLQERISDVSSWRWVLEDLSKRLDEAVRALKYEENALRVVVERIKDEIQTKQASRPGAMNPLCDVVEEAIKQEYNFLKEEKKKFENLIPELEQQTANLEKTKKRIDKDIQVKDQAISVDENCVDKNYSDAVVDANWKEKKKKGLPIKKWEKRCLTLKRAGLRALSNSIVTRQQVRGARIQLSYAAQAMSARVDTVLRRRIHSNAHKLDDLKWQKEEAIRDLRSLEEEQAYSEQNLIEVMNQERVVAARIMDRAKKPSRELIMDDANRKLRTQLSQIRTFSKELTNNIDRIVSLQHAVSNAISKIDCTLNDLSHILILDEERLSSRTGEVEQKSSSTVSISSHSKMKPQSSEQLTVIQEENEDDYPFDF, encoded by the exons atgttttgcgAAGATGCCTGTCTGGGGAGTTCTTGTGGGTTAGAAAAAATGAGGAGTATTAATGATAAGCTGAACACGGAGGTTGTGGAACGAATAAATGGCTCTCAAGAGCTGGTGATGCTCACAAACTTTGCTCGGGAGTCCAACGAGTACCATTATAAGAAATGCCTTCAGGAGAG AATTTCAGATGTCAGCTCCTGGAGATGGGTGCTTGAAGATCTCTCGAAACGTCTTGATGAAGCAGTTCGAGCCCTGAAGTATGAGGAAAATGCACTACGAGTAGTGGTTGAGCGTATAAAGGACGAAATTCAGACAAAACAAGCATCAAGGCCTGGTGCCATGAATCCTCTTTGCGATGTAGTCGAGGAAGCAATCAAGCag GAATATAATTTCCTAAaggaagaaaaaaagaaatttgaaaACCTTATTCCAGAACTGGAACAACAGACTGCAAACTTGGAGAAGACTAAAAAAAGAATAGACAAAGATATACAAGTCAAAGACCAGGCTATTAGCGTGGACGAAAACTGTGTGGATAAAAATTACTCAGATGCAGTTGTTGATGCTAATTGGAaagagaaaaagaaaaa aGGTTTACCGATAAAGAAATGGGAAAAGCGATGTCTCACTTTGAAAAGAGCTGGATTGAGAGCTTTGAGTAATTCTATTGTCACACGACAACAG GTTAGAGGAGCGAGGATCCAACTGTCTTATGCTGCGCAAGCGATGTCCGCTCGCGTAGACACAGTATTGAGGCGACGCATACATTCAAACGCACACAAGTTGGACGATTTAAAATGGCAAAAAGAAGAG GCAATCCGCGACCTCAGATCCCTTGAAGAAGAACAAGCGTATTCAGAACAGAATCTTATAGAAGTAATGAATCAGGAGAGAGTGGTTGCAGCCAGAATTATGGATAGAGCGAAAAAACCGAGTCGCGAACTTATTATGGACGATGCCAATCGAAAATTAAGAACTCAATTGTCCCAAATACGGACATTTTCTAAAGAGTTgacaaataatattgatagAATTGT ATCTCTCCAACATGCAGTTTCAAATGCAATATCGAAAATAGATTGCACCTTGAATGATCTCtcacatatattaatattggaTGAAGAACGATTAAGTTCAAGAACTGGTGAGGTAGAACAGAAGTCTTCAAGTACAGTATCAATTTCATCTCACTCCAAAATGAAACCACAATCTTCAGAACAACTTACTGTAATACAGGAAGAGAATGAAGATGATTATCCCTTtgatttttga